The following proteins are encoded in a genomic region of Amycolatopsis sulphurea:
- a CDS encoding sugar ABC transporter ATP-binding protein yields the protein MPAIADKPSNGATLLRIDGLSKTFPGLKALDDVSFTVGAGEIVAVVGHNGSGKSTLVKVLAEVYQPDPGSVIEVRDASGKPLADNAARDGLHFIHQDLGLITMLTTIENMGLGRSAKGRGFRPVRTARERDEVRRLIARFGAAFDPTTPVALLSPAERAIVAIARAMDGWTRSENVLVLDEPTTAFHGDEVEVLFGAVRRVAAEGAGVVFISHRLDEVLGLADRVVALRDGRVVADQPAASLDHDQMIRLIAGRAVANTDVSRTSQPQRRVLSVGGIAGEKIKDISLELGAGEIVGVSGILGSGREELAGLIFGAAHRSRGTVDVAGNLLVSDDPVAAIEAGLAYVPADRRRDGAVMDMDVRENLTLSLLRPLRRRLGRLDGRAERAETQRWVDTVELRPPNPGQRLKLFSGGNQQKVVLAKWLRTKPLVLLLDEPTQGVDVGAKASIYQLIAAAAAAGAGVLLCSSDTKELVSLCDRVLVLEAGRILESIDRGDLTEARLVRAELGLDAGASSDGLTTTEVRHGS from the coding sequence ATGCCGGCGATCGCAGACAAGCCGTCGAACGGGGCGACCCTGCTCCGTATCGACGGGCTTTCAAAGACCTTTCCGGGACTCAAGGCACTGGATGACGTGTCGTTCACCGTCGGCGCCGGTGAGATCGTCGCCGTTGTCGGACACAACGGCTCGGGCAAGTCGACCTTGGTGAAGGTCCTTGCCGAGGTATACCAGCCCGATCCCGGATCGGTGATCGAGGTCCGGGACGCGAGCGGGAAACCGTTGGCCGACAACGCTGCCCGGGATGGCCTGCATTTCATCCATCAAGACCTGGGCCTCATCACCATGCTCACCACGATCGAGAACATGGGGCTCGGCAGATCGGCGAAGGGAAGGGGGTTCCGCCCCGTCCGGACCGCTCGGGAACGGGACGAAGTCAGGCGCCTCATCGCTCGTTTCGGCGCTGCGTTCGATCCCACGACGCCCGTGGCCCTCCTGTCGCCGGCGGAACGGGCGATCGTGGCGATCGCCCGCGCCATGGACGGCTGGACTCGGTCCGAGAACGTCCTCGTGCTCGACGAGCCGACCACCGCCTTCCACGGCGACGAAGTCGAGGTGCTGTTCGGCGCGGTGCGCCGGGTAGCGGCCGAAGGGGCCGGTGTCGTGTTCATCTCCCATCGGCTGGACGAGGTGTTGGGGCTCGCAGACCGAGTCGTCGCGCTGCGGGACGGCCGTGTCGTCGCCGACCAGCCGGCGGCCTCGCTCGACCACGACCAGATGATTCGCCTGATCGCCGGCCGCGCGGTCGCGAACACCGACGTCTCGAGAACATCCCAGCCCCAGCGGCGGGTTCTTAGCGTCGGCGGGATCGCAGGCGAAAAGATCAAGGACATTTCGCTCGAACTCGGCGCCGGTGAGATCGTCGGCGTGAGCGGGATCCTCGGATCCGGGCGCGAGGAGCTGGCCGGGTTGATCTTCGGTGCGGCTCATCGTTCGCGGGGGACGGTCGATGTCGCGGGAAACCTGCTGGTATCCGATGATCCGGTGGCGGCGATCGAGGCCGGCCTTGCCTATGTTCCGGCCGATCGGCGGCGGGACGGCGCGGTCATGGACATGGACGTACGGGAAAACCTCACGCTTTCGCTGCTGCGTCCACTTCGGCGGCGGCTGGGCCGCCTCGACGGGCGAGCGGAGCGTGCGGAAACCCAGCGGTGGGTGGACACGGTCGAGCTTCGCCCGCCGAATCCCGGCCAGCGGCTCAAGCTTTTCAGCGGCGGTAACCAGCAGAAAGTCGTGCTGGCCAAATGGCTGCGCACGAAACCGCTGGTCCTGCTTCTCGATGAGCCGACTCAGGGCGTCGATGTCGGTGCCAAGGCGTCCATCTACCAGTTGATCGCGGCGGCCGCGGCAGCAGGCGCCGGTGTCCTCCTCTGTTCTTCGGACACCAAGGAGCTCGTGTCGCTGTGCGATCGGGTCCTGGTGCTGGAAGCGGGACGCATTCTCGAGTCCATCGACCGCGGGGACCTGACCGAGGCGCGACTCGTCCGCGCTGAACTCGGGCTCGATGCCGGCGCTTCCTCGGACGGGCTCACCACGACGGAGGTTCGGCATGGCTCCTAA
- a CDS encoding quinone oxidoreductase family protein, which produces MRGVTIHEAGGPITVQDREVRAAGPGEIRLRVGAAAVNPIDTLMWRTFAPAGPQSSLTPGMDAAGTVESIGPDVDRLSAGDAVMAAINARLPEGGGQAELVVVPASSVVPIPDGLAPIAASALPMNGLTALEGLRLLDLPPGATLAVTGGAGQLASYAIPLAKRQGLVVIADAKPEDEALVAGFGADQVVSRGGGFAAEVRRLVPEGVDAVFDTALLTRAALPAVRDGGGIAVVRGWDNGAGPERGVRVLPVRVTTALPNTDWLELISAEAAAGRLVPRIAGTYPPERAQEAYERMDAGGLRGRLVITF; this is translated from the coding sequence ATGCGCGGAGTCACCATCCACGAGGCCGGCGGTCCCATCACCGTGCAGGACAGGGAGGTCCGCGCGGCCGGTCCAGGAGAGATCCGGCTCCGCGTCGGCGCGGCAGCGGTCAATCCGATCGACACCCTCATGTGGCGGACATTCGCCCCCGCCGGACCACAGTCATCGCTCACTCCGGGAATGGACGCGGCGGGGACTGTCGAGTCGATCGGTCCTGACGTCGACCGGCTTTCGGCCGGGGACGCGGTGATGGCCGCGATCAACGCGCGTCTGCCCGAGGGCGGCGGTCAGGCGGAGCTTGTCGTCGTCCCGGCCTCTTCCGTCGTGCCCATCCCGGACGGGCTCGCTCCGATAGCGGCCTCGGCCCTGCCCATGAACGGGCTCACCGCACTCGAGGGACTGCGTCTGCTCGACCTACCGCCGGGCGCGACGCTCGCGGTGACGGGTGGTGCGGGACAATTGGCGTCCTACGCCATCCCGCTGGCCAAACGTCAGGGCCTGGTGGTCATCGCGGATGCGAAGCCCGAAGATGAGGCACTGGTGGCCGGCTTCGGCGCCGATCAGGTGGTTTCGCGCGGCGGCGGCTTCGCCGCCGAGGTGCGGCGACTGGTCCCCGAGGGCGTCGACGCGGTTTTCGACACCGCGTTGTTGACCCGCGCAGCACTACCGGCGGTTCGCGACGGCGGTGGGATCGCCGTCGTCCGCGGCTGGGACAACGGCGCCGGCCCGGAGCGCGGTGTTCGCGTCTTGCCCGTGAGGGTGACCACGGCGCTACCCAATACCGACTGGCTGGAGCTGATTTCCGCCGAGGCGGCCGCCGGGCGCTTGGTACCGCGAATTGCGGGCACTTATCCGCCGGAACGCGCCCAGGAGGCCTACGAGCGCATGGATGCCGGCGGCCTCCGCGGACGGCTCGTCATTACCTTCTGA
- a CDS encoding fumarylacetoacetate hydrolase family protein, which translates to MITQSREVGMKFVTFAANRPGRPVLRAGVLGDGVVVDIDHAIAARGGEPLAGSSSDGGSELLTLIRAGDPAIEIARAATEHVVAAGDEHNGDEVIIHPAGDVQLVSPLPRPNSLRDYLVVEEHLRNCVAAGLIDSIADEWYNIPAHYKGNVDEIYGPDDTVPWPAYTDKLDYELEICAVIGTPGRRISAEDAGRHILGYTLYNDWSARDLQAREMSVGTGPGICKDFGSSIGPCIVTPDEFDRDNAHLEARIDGEVWSSGVLGAMHFSFEEIIEWTSQEETLRPGDLLGSGTVGRGCGAEMDRWITEGCVVELEAEGIGVLRNRVGRKGAGPTRIIDVDALR; encoded by the coding sequence ATGATCACTCAGTCCCGCGAGGTGGGCATGAAATTCGTGACCTTTGCGGCCAATCGGCCGGGCCGGCCCGTGCTGCGTGCCGGGGTTCTGGGAGACGGTGTGGTGGTCGACATCGACCATGCCATCGCGGCGCGCGGGGGCGAGCCGCTCGCCGGCAGCTCCTCCGACGGCGGCTCGGAGCTGCTCACGCTGATCCGGGCCGGAGACCCTGCCATCGAGATCGCGCGTGCGGCCACCGAGCACGTGGTCGCAGCCGGCGACGAACACAACGGTGATGAGGTGATCATCCACCCGGCCGGTGATGTGCAGCTGGTGTCACCGCTGCCCCGGCCCAACAGCCTGCGTGACTATCTCGTCGTCGAAGAGCATCTCCGCAACTGTGTCGCGGCCGGGTTGATCGACTCGATCGCCGACGAGTGGTACAACATCCCGGCGCACTACAAGGGCAACGTCGACGAGATCTACGGTCCGGACGACACGGTGCCGTGGCCGGCCTATACCGACAAACTCGACTATGAGCTCGAGATCTGCGCGGTGATCGGGACCCCCGGGCGACGCATCTCGGCCGAGGACGCGGGGCGGCACATCCTCGGGTACACCCTGTACAACGACTGGAGCGCGCGCGATCTCCAGGCCAGGGAGATGAGCGTCGGCACCGGTCCGGGCATCTGCAAGGATTTCGGGAGCTCCATCGGGCCTTGCATTGTCACGCCCGACGAGTTCGACCGCGACAACGCCCACCTGGAAGCCAGGATCGACGGCGAGGTGTGGTCGAGCGGCGTGCTCGGTGCGATGCACTTCTCTTTCGAGGAAATCATCGAATGGACCAGCCAGGAGGAGACCTTGCGGCCCGGCGACCTGCTCGGGAGCGGGACGGTCGGGCGAGGCTGCGGCGCCGAGATGGACCGCTGGATCACCGAGGGGTGCGTGGTCGAGCTCGAAGCCGAAGGGATCGGCGTCCTGCGCAACCGGGTGGGCCGCAAGGGCGCCGGTCCCACCCGCATCATCGACGTAGACGCCTTGCGCTAG
- a CDS encoding bifunctional 3-(3-hydroxy-phenyl)propionate/3-hydroxycinnamic acid hydroxylase has translation MSDSARHFDVAVVGCGTTGLTLAHLLASAGVRVAVIDRWRLPVSFPRATHLDDETMRTFQTLGLTHMEPRYIGVGTYRFLDPEGRAVMEFDMHRGKTEQGWNSDYMFHQPDWESVMRGFIQESDSASAYYGWQVLAIEDGDDVAHLLLRDASSGAETGISASYVVGCDGANSVVRPVMGSEHVDYDATHRSLIVDIEPFVTSPGLPPNLDTFIQAGLRNPVTFLYLSRGMLRFEWLLRPEDDTREFERLDRIYGFLEPWFRPSEYRIARADMYQWRAVVADRWRSHRLFIAGDAAHEMPPHLGQGMCSGVRDATNLAWKLPLVVRGDAPPELLDTYESERKPHMTVFVETAAKMANQIEDMVEVPAHLEPPPVEERGPLRPLMGPGVFAAGDRWAGTLSEQPRFADGTLLDDVVGFRFALVGTDSVLGGVLDTAGPSLQRLGIQVVSASSDEFAAWLSRLGAGAVLVRPDRYVFGTANSPAEVQALISRLEALIQRKPQAALFADVESAT, from the coding sequence ATGAGTGACTCTGCACGGCATTTCGACGTCGCGGTTGTCGGATGCGGTACGACCGGTCTGACGCTCGCCCATCTGCTGGCGTCGGCCGGTGTCCGCGTGGCGGTCATCGATCGGTGGCGGCTCCCCGTCTCGTTCCCGCGGGCGACACATCTCGATGACGAGACGATGCGTACTTTCCAGACACTCGGGCTCACCCACATGGAGCCGCGCTACATCGGTGTCGGGACGTACCGTTTTCTCGACCCCGAGGGCCGCGCGGTCATGGAGTTCGACATGCATCGGGGCAAGACGGAGCAAGGGTGGAACTCGGACTACATGTTCCATCAGCCGGACTGGGAGTCGGTGATGCGGGGATTCATCCAGGAATCAGATTCCGCATCCGCGTACTACGGATGGCAGGTTCTCGCCATCGAAGATGGCGACGATGTCGCGCACCTCCTCCTTCGTGACGCGTCGTCGGGTGCCGAGACGGGAATTTCGGCGAGCTATGTGGTCGGCTGTGACGGTGCGAATTCCGTGGTTCGCCCCGTCATGGGATCCGAGCACGTCGACTATGACGCGACTCATCGATCGCTGATCGTCGACATCGAGCCGTTCGTCACCTCACCGGGCCTGCCGCCGAACCTGGATACGTTCATTCAGGCCGGGCTGAGGAATCCGGTCACCTTTCTGTACCTGTCACGGGGGATGCTCCGGTTCGAATGGCTCCTCAGGCCGGAGGACGATACGCGGGAGTTCGAGCGATTGGACCGGATATACGGGTTTCTCGAACCCTGGTTCCGGCCGAGCGAGTATCGGATCGCTCGTGCGGACATGTATCAGTGGCGGGCCGTGGTCGCCGATCGCTGGCGGAGCCACCGGCTGTTCATCGCAGGCGATGCCGCCCATGAGATGCCGCCGCATCTCGGCCAGGGAATGTGCTCGGGGGTACGGGACGCCACGAACCTGGCGTGGAAGCTGCCGCTGGTCGTCCGGGGAGACGCGCCGCCGGAGCTGCTCGACACCTACGAAAGCGAGCGGAAGCCGCATATGACGGTGTTCGTCGAGACGGCCGCCAAAATGGCGAACCAGATCGAGGACATGGTCGAGGTCCCGGCCCACCTGGAGCCCCCACCGGTCGAAGAACGGGGCCCGCTGCGCCCCCTGATGGGCCCAGGCGTCTTCGCCGCCGGCGATCGTTGGGCGGGCACCCTGAGCGAGCAGCCCCGGTTCGCGGACGGCACTCTCCTGGACGACGTAGTGGGCTTCCGGTTCGCTCTCGTCGGAACTGACTCGGTGCTGGGTGGTGTGCTCGATACGGCGGGACCGAGTCTGCAGCGGCTCGGGATCCAGGTGGTCAGTGCCTCCTCCGACGAGTTCGCGGCATGGCTCTCGCGGCTCGGTGCGGGCGCGGTCCTGGTTCGGCCCGATCGCTACGTGTTCGGTACTGCGAACAGCCCGGCTGAGGTGCAAGCATTGATTTCGCGCCTCGAGGCGCTCATTCAGCGGAAACCGCAAGCCGCGCTCTTCGCCGACGTCGAGTCGGCCACCTGA
- a CDS encoding LysR family transcriptional regulator → MTSADGLRYFLQVAKRGRLTVAADALGVDHTTVGRQVGRLERALGHRLFDRNPSGWTLTEAGHRLLPHAEAVEAAVTAASGLGAAGAGQLDGTIRIATPDAFGAFLLAPGLGPLRARHPHLDVQIVTSTRTVPLGMREFDVAVTLEEPRRRHALYCKLTDYILGFYASRSYLAENGPVERRRDLRDQTLIWYVDDLLDIAPLRLLNELLPDQRVSIQANSVTGHWQAAVAGLGIALLPRYLGSQDRRLVPVLSHDLTFSRSYWLAVPRELARLDRVRAVIDVLEEIVAARHHDLLGARGTPPAPGTLRRILGLGSLPHTARGPAKSVEDP, encoded by the coding sequence ATGACATCCGCCGACGGTCTCCGCTATTTCCTGCAGGTGGCGAAGCGGGGGCGGCTCACCGTCGCGGCCGACGCCCTCGGGGTCGACCACACGACGGTCGGCCGCCAGGTCGGCAGGCTCGAACGAGCTCTCGGCCACCGGCTCTTCGACCGCAACCCCTCCGGCTGGACCCTCACCGAGGCCGGCCACCGGCTCCTGCCGCACGCCGAGGCCGTCGAAGCCGCGGTCACCGCCGCTTCGGGACTCGGTGCGGCCGGCGCCGGGCAGCTCGACGGCACCATCCGCATCGCCACGCCCGACGCGTTCGGCGCCTTCCTGCTCGCACCGGGACTGGGGCCGCTGCGAGCGCGGCATCCTCATCTCGACGTGCAGATCGTCACGTCGACCCGCACCGTCCCGTTGGGCATGCGCGAGTTCGACGTCGCGGTCACCCTCGAAGAACCGCGAAGACGGCACGCCTTGTACTGCAAGCTCACCGACTACATCCTCGGCTTCTACGCCAGCCGGTCCTACTTGGCGGAGAATGGGCCCGTCGAGCGGCGCAGGGACCTGCGCGACCAGACCCTGATCTGGTACGTCGACGATCTCCTCGACATCGCTCCCTTGCGCCTGCTCAACGAATTGCTCCCCGATCAGCGGGTTTCGATCCAGGCCAACAGCGTCACCGGGCACTGGCAGGCGGCCGTCGCCGGACTCGGGATAGCCCTGCTTCCCCGTTACCTCGGCAGCCAGGACCGGCGCCTGGTGCCGGTGCTCTCCCACGACCTCACCTTCAGCCGCAGCTACTGGCTCGCCGTCCCCCGCGAACTGGCCCGGCTCGACCGCGTGCGCGCCGTCATCGACGTCCTCGAAGAGATCGTGGCCGCACGACACCACGACCTTCTCGGTGCCCGGGGGACGCCGCCGGCGCCAGGTACTTTGCGGCGAATACTGGGCCTGGGGTCGCTCCCCCACACCGCCAGAGGCCCGGCAAAGTCGGTCGAGGACCCGTGA
- a CDS encoding CoA-acylating methylmalonate-semialdehyde dehydrogenase, whose protein sequence is MSKRITHWVGGKPWTGPAHRRGEVFDPALGTVTAHVDLASVEEVDAAVAVAAAAFTTWRSSTLAKRTQVLFDFRTILQHRRDELAAVITAEHGKVLDDAAGEIARGLEVVEYACGLSAQLKGGFSESVSTNVDVTAIRQPVGVCAVITPFNFPAMVPLWFTPIAIACGNSVVLKPSEKVPSAARLLAECWAEAGLPDGVFNVVNGDAVAVNRLLEHPEVAAVSFVGSTPVARHVYETGTRNGKRVQALGGAKNHMVVLPDADLEGAADAAVSAGFGSAGERCMAVSVIVAVDSVGDALVPRITERMAALRYGDGRRRCDMGPLVTRAHRDRVASYLDAGVEAGAKLVVDGRQGRPDGEDDGFWLGPSLFDEVPTESSIYRDEIFGPVLSIVRVPTFDAALDLVNASPYGNGAALFTEHGGLARRFQNEVQAGMVGINVPIPVPAAAYSFGGWKASLFGDTHAYGDEGVRFYTRGKVVTSRWPQRSAPRAGVDLSFPGHG, encoded by the coding sequence TTGAGCAAGCGCATCACCCACTGGGTTGGCGGCAAACCGTGGACCGGTCCGGCTCATCGCCGGGGAGAGGTGTTCGATCCCGCGCTCGGCACGGTCACCGCCCACGTCGATCTGGCTTCCGTCGAAGAGGTGGATGCGGCCGTGGCCGTCGCGGCCGCCGCGTTCACGACGTGGCGGTCTTCGACGCTCGCCAAACGCACGCAGGTCTTGTTCGACTTCCGCACGATTCTCCAGCACCGTCGCGACGAACTGGCCGCCGTGATCACGGCGGAGCACGGCAAGGTGCTCGACGACGCCGCCGGGGAGATCGCCCGCGGGCTCGAAGTCGTCGAGTACGCCTGCGGCCTGTCCGCACAACTGAAAGGCGGGTTCTCGGAATCGGTCTCGACCAACGTCGACGTCACCGCGATTCGGCAGCCGGTCGGGGTGTGCGCGGTGATCACCCCGTTCAACTTTCCCGCGATGGTGCCGCTGTGGTTCACGCCGATCGCCATCGCCTGCGGGAACAGTGTGGTGCTCAAGCCGAGTGAGAAGGTCCCCTCGGCCGCGCGGCTGCTGGCCGAGTGCTGGGCGGAAGCGGGGCTTCCCGACGGGGTGTTCAACGTGGTCAACGGAGACGCGGTCGCGGTGAATCGCCTGCTGGAGCATCCCGAGGTAGCCGCGGTCAGCTTCGTGGGCTCGACGCCGGTCGCCCGGCACGTCTACGAGACGGGTACCCGCAACGGCAAGCGGGTGCAGGCGCTCGGCGGCGCGAAGAACCACATGGTGGTGCTGCCCGACGCGGACCTCGAAGGCGCCGCGGACGCGGCCGTGTCCGCCGGGTTCGGTTCGGCCGGGGAACGGTGCATGGCGGTGTCGGTGATCGTCGCCGTCGACTCCGTGGGAGACGCGCTGGTCCCGCGCATCACCGAGCGGATGGCGGCGCTGCGGTACGGCGACGGCCGGCGCCGCTGCGACATGGGCCCGCTGGTGACCCGCGCCCACCGCGATCGTGTCGCCTCCTATCTCGACGCCGGGGTCGAGGCCGGTGCCAAGCTCGTCGTCGACGGCAGGCAAGGGCGGCCCGACGGCGAGGACGACGGCTTCTGGCTGGGCCCGAGCCTGTTCGACGAGGTCCCCACCGAGTCCTCGATCTACCGGGACGAGATCTTCGGGCCGGTCCTGAGCATCGTCCGGGTGCCGACGTTCGACGCCGCGCTCGACCTGGTCAACGCCAGCCCGTACGGCAACGGCGCGGCCCTGTTCACCGAGCACGGCGGCCTCGCCCGGCGTTTCCAGAACGAGGTACAGGCCGGCATGGTCGGCATCAACGTGCCGATCCCGGTGCCGGCCGCCGCCTACTCGTTCGGCGGGTGGAAGGCTTCGCTGTTCGGCGACACCCACGCCTATGGCGACGAGGGCGTGCGCTTTTACACCCGCGGCAAGGTCGTCACCAGTCGCTGGCCGCAACGCTCGGCACCCCGGGCCGGCGTCGATCTCAGCTTCCCGGGCCACGGGTGA
- a CDS encoding ABC transporter permease: protein MSALYLFAVLFAAFAIWVPSTFLTASTWRSLISDQAITCLVALGAVPALAAGVFELAIGSEVGLGAVLVAWLLADRHLPVPLAIALTIAAAVLVGVINWALIARARVPSFIATLGMSSVLTAVILWLSGGAQILNLPAGFERIANHQIFGLQLPVYVMLAIAILVWYVLERTPAGRGVYAAGADPDAAALAGVRVSRVILCAAVACAVIGGVAGLLESSQLSTGDPTIGPGYLLPGIAAVFLGSTQFRGGRMNVWGTVVAAYVIATGVKGLQLAGAPTWIPDLFNGAALLVAVGIAAHQKSPVSRTAAVRRLLRSATRSVRSARRARRAEQLARVRGGAGDLNVAGGGKVVPSKAWTPPTVAVRVLRRLSIRNIGALYLLAFIVVVFSLWVPATFLTSGTWRSLVSDQAITCLAAVALVPVIAAGVVDLAVGAEVGLGGILVAWLLADWHLTVPMAIGVTLLCAVAVGLINWALIVRVRIPPFIATLGMSSVLVAVIAWVSGGTQILALPAGFQKIGNHQILGLQLPVYILVVIAVITWYVVERTPAGRHLYATGANPAAALLAGIRTSRVILLATIACAVIAAGAGVLESAQLGTGDPTVGPGYLLPTIAAVFLGSTQFKNGRMNVWGTVVGAYVIATGVKGLQLAGAPTWSPVLFDGVILIAVVALAQYQRRPSAWAARIRKLVKRDRAGQTSERSQPGFKAG, encoded by the coding sequence ATGAGCGCGCTGTATCTGTTCGCGGTGCTCTTCGCCGCGTTCGCGATCTGGGTGCCCAGCACCTTCCTGACCGCAAGCACCTGGCGTTCACTGATCTCCGACCAGGCGATCACGTGCCTGGTCGCGCTGGGTGCGGTGCCGGCGTTGGCGGCGGGCGTTTTCGAGCTGGCGATCGGCAGCGAGGTCGGTCTGGGGGCGGTCCTGGTCGCGTGGCTGCTCGCCGACCGCCACCTCCCCGTTCCGCTGGCGATCGCCCTGACCATCGCGGCCGCGGTTCTCGTCGGCGTGATCAACTGGGCGTTGATCGCACGCGCGCGGGTACCGTCGTTCATCGCGACGCTCGGTATGAGCTCGGTTCTCACCGCGGTGATCTTGTGGCTCTCCGGCGGCGCGCAAATCCTGAACCTTCCGGCGGGCTTCGAGCGCATCGCGAATCACCAGATCTTCGGATTGCAGCTACCGGTGTACGTCATGCTCGCCATCGCGATCCTCGTGTGGTACGTGCTGGAGCGCACTCCGGCCGGTCGTGGCGTATACGCGGCGGGAGCGGATCCCGACGCCGCGGCGTTGGCGGGCGTGCGCGTGTCTCGCGTGATCTTGTGCGCAGCCGTGGCGTGCGCCGTGATCGGCGGCGTGGCGGGCCTTCTGGAGAGTTCGCAGCTGTCGACGGGCGACCCGACGATCGGGCCTGGCTACCTGCTTCCCGGGATTGCCGCCGTCTTCCTCGGCTCGACGCAGTTCCGCGGCGGCCGTATGAACGTATGGGGTACCGTCGTCGCCGCGTACGTGATCGCAACCGGCGTCAAGGGGCTGCAGCTCGCCGGTGCGCCGACGTGGATACCGGATCTATTCAACGGCGCCGCGCTCCTGGTCGCGGTGGGCATAGCGGCACACCAGAAGTCGCCGGTCTCCCGGACCGCCGCGGTTCGCCGGCTCTTGCGGTCCGCTACCCGTTCGGTGCGCTCCGCCCGGCGCGCACGTCGCGCCGAGCAGCTTGCGCGCGTGCGTGGCGGCGCCGGCGATCTCAACGTCGCCGGCGGCGGAAAGGTGGTGCCAAGCAAGGCCTGGACACCGCCGACCGTTGCCGTACGTGTGCTGCGCAGGCTGTCCATCCGTAACATTGGTGCGCTCTATCTCTTGGCGTTCATTGTCGTGGTCTTCTCCCTCTGGGTCCCGGCCACGTTTCTGACGTCCGGGACCTGGCGGTCGCTCGTCTCCGACCAAGCCATCACCTGTCTGGCCGCGGTTGCTCTGGTGCCGGTGATCGCGGCGGGAGTCGTCGATCTCGCGGTTGGCGCGGAAGTCGGCTTGGGCGGCATTCTGGTCGCCTGGCTGCTGGCCGACTGGCACCTGACGGTGCCGATGGCCATCGGCGTCACGCTGCTGTGCGCGGTCGCGGTCGGGCTGATCAACTGGGCGCTGATCGTGCGCGTGCGAATCCCTCCCTTCATCGCCACCCTCGGCATGAGTTCCGTGCTGGTGGCGGTCATCGCGTGGGTTTCCGGCGGGACGCAGATTCTCGCCCTGCCCGCGGGGTTTCAGAAGATCGGGAACCACCAGATTCTCGGGCTGCAGTTGCCGGTGTACATCCTGGTGGTGATTGCCGTGATCACGTGGTACGTCGTCGAGCGCACGCCGGCCGGCCGGCACCTCTACGCGACCGGAGCCAACCCCGCTGCGGCCCTCTTGGCGGGTATCCGCACCTCCCGGGTCATCCTGCTCGCCACGATCGCGTGCGCCGTGATCGCCGCCGGCGCCGGCGTGCTCGAGAGCGCCCAACTCGGTACGGGCGATCCCACGGTCGGTCCTGGCTATCTCCTGCCTACGATCGCCGCGGTGTTCCTGGGCTCGACCCAGTTCAAGAATGGCCGCATGAACGTGTGGGGCACCGTCGTCGGCGCATACGTGATTGCGACCGGTGTCAAGGGACTGCAACTCGCGGGCGCGCCGACCTGGTCCCCGGTGCTTTTCGACGGTGTCATCCTGATCGCGGTCGTCGCGCTGGCGCAGTATCAACGACGACCGAGTGCGTGGGCAGCCCGCATCCGGAAACTGGTCAAGCGTGACCGCGCGGGGCAGACGTCCGAACGTTCACAACCCGGATTCAAGGCAGGGTGA
- a CDS encoding aldo/keto reductase yields the protein MTIPTRVLGRTGVEVSILGYGSMELRGPDAIGGPAISDEDAGRLLNEVLDAGVSLIDTSADYGRSEELLGRYLGSRRDEFFLASKCGCPLTIEPGWDPPAVAAAHDYTADRIRTGVEQSLGRLRTDHLNLLQVHMSPARTQLESDGTIEELEKLRAEGKVQFIGMSGVLPHLPDHIAMGVFDVFQIPYSAVQDEHEPYIVRAAQAGAGILIRGGTARGTASDDKSWSVEPLSLSGAKAPAKDLWNAAGLDDIIPGDMSRHEFLLRFTLSHPALSSAIVGTSSLAHFMSNAEIASRGPLPAELYDEAKRRLAAGSGDRETDHPR from the coding sequence ATGACGATCCCCACCAGAGTCCTCGGGCGCACCGGCGTCGAGGTGTCCATCCTCGGGTACGGCTCCATGGAACTGCGTGGGCCGGATGCCATAGGAGGGCCGGCGATCAGCGACGAGGACGCGGGGCGGCTCCTGAACGAGGTGCTCGACGCCGGGGTCAGCCTCATCGACACTTCGGCCGACTATGGCCGTAGCGAAGAGCTCCTCGGCCGGTATCTCGGCTCCCGGCGTGACGAGTTCTTCCTGGCCTCCAAATGCGGTTGCCCGCTCACGATCGAGCCCGGCTGGGATCCGCCGGCCGTGGCCGCCGCGCACGACTACACCGCGGACCGCATCCGGACAGGTGTCGAGCAGAGTCTCGGCCGCCTTCGGACCGACCACCTGAACCTGCTCCAGGTGCATATGTCTCCGGCGAGGACGCAACTGGAGTCGGATGGCACGATCGAGGAACTGGAGAAGCTCCGTGCTGAAGGCAAAGTCCAGTTCATCGGGATGTCGGGCGTTCTCCCCCACCTTCCGGATCACATCGCCATGGGCGTCTTCGACGTCTTCCAGATCCCTTATTCCGCGGTCCAGGACGAGCACGAGCCCTACATCGTGCGGGCGGCACAGGCCGGTGCGGGCATCCTCATCCGGGGCGGGACGGCCCGCGGGACCGCGTCGGACGACAAGAGCTGGAGCGTCGAGCCCCTGAGCCTGAGCGGCGCCAAAGCACCGGCAAAGGACCTCTGGAATGCGGCGGGGCTCGACGACATCATTCCTGGTGACATGAGCCGCCATGAGTTCCTTCTGCGTTTCACGCTCAGCCATCCGGCGTTGTCGAGTGCCATCGTCGGCACGAGCAGCCTTGCGCATTTCATGAGCAACGCCGAGATCGCGTCACGGGGTCCGCTTCCAGCGGAGCTTTATGACGAGGCGAAGCGCAGGCTCGCCGCGGGTTCCGGTGACCGCGAAACCGATCACCCCCGGTAA